A region of Schistosoma mansoni strain Puerto Rico chromosome 1, complete genome DNA encodes the following proteins:
- a CDS encoding putative spfh domain / Band 7 family protein produces MPSVSFASDTQNTNPGGMDTNARKPPAPTGYQVDRENERSVNVSDHANESTQLRVPASMPTLARGFSLVPERLGKRGSYKRQGNKGMFGCEAAMQLLAYLAALLTLPFSLFMCLKVIAQYERAVVFRLGRLVSEIPKGPGLVFILPCLDNVKTIDLRTFTFNVPTQEVLTKDSVTVAVDAVVYYRIFDPVMSVVNVEDANRSTRLLAQTTLRNVLGTVDLYQLLTAREQIAHLMQDCLDTATETWGVKVERVDIKDVRLPIQLQRAMAAEAEAAREAKAKVIAAEGEQRASVALKAAAMEIGECPIALQLRYLQTLSSISDEKNSTIIFPLPIDLLSLFHQNFSGNNGSSTSRNDSVLSTTGNDEIKRMTEPPPPPPRENQSQLTTSRTFTTSQKTESAEEDLI; encoded by the coding sequence ATGCCTTCGGTCTCATTTGCTTCAGATACACAAAATACAAATCCTGGGGGAATGGATACTAATGCACGTAAACCACCAGCCCCAACTGGGTATCAAGTGGACCGCGAAAATGAAAGATCAGTAAATGTTTCAGATCATGCTAACGAATCAACCCAGTTGCGTGTTCCAGCTTCAATGCCAACATTGGCGCGTGGATTTTCGCTTGTCCCTGAACGTCTGGGCAAAAGAGGATCCTATAAACGTCAAGGAAACAAAGGAATGTTTGGTTGTGAGGCTGCAATGCAGCTATTAGCTTATCTAGCTGCACTGTTAACCTTACCATTTTCTCTATTTATGTGTCTCAAAGTGATTGCACAATATGAACGAGCTGTCGTGTTTCGCCTTGGAAGATTAGTATCAGAAATCCCTAAAGGACCCGGTCTTGTATTCATTTTACCTTGTTTGGACAATGTCAAAACAATCGACTTACGTACATTCACATTCAATGTACCAACTCAAGAGGTTTTAACCAAAGATTCAGTGACTGTTGCTGTCGATGCTGTCGTCTACTATCGCATATTTGATCCAGTGATGTCAGTTGTCAATGTGGAAGATGCTAATCGATCCACTCGTCTTCTAGCTCAGACTACATTAAGAAATGTCCTTGGTACAGTAGATTTGTACCAACTTCTGACAGCGCGTGAACAAATTGCTCATTTAATGCAAGATTGTCTAGATACAGCAACAGAGACATGGGGAGTAAAAGTTGAGCGTGTCGATATAAAAGATGTTCGTTTACCTATTCAATTACAACGCGCTATGGCAGCTGAAGCAGAAGCAGCTCGAGAGGCCAAAGCTAAAGTAATTGCTGCCGAAGGTGAACAACGTGCATCAGTAGCTTTAAAAGCTGCTGCTATGGAAATTGGTGAATGTCCCATTGCCCTTCAATTACGTTATTTACAAACATTGAGCAGTATTTCAGATGAGAAAAATTCTACTATCATTTTCCCCCTACCTATTGACCTATTAAGTTTATTCCATCAAAATTTCAGTGGAAATAATGGAAGTTCAACCTCTAGAAATGATAGTGTATTAAGTACCACAGGTAATGATGAAATAAAACGCATGACAGAACCACCTCCCCCACCACCAAGAGAAAATCAATCACAATTAACCACTTCACGTACATTTACCACTAGTCAAAAAACTGAATCTGCTGAAGAAGATTTGATTTAA